A region from the Pseudomonas promysalinigenes genome encodes:
- the hglS gene encoding 2-oxoadipate dioxygenase/decarboxylase HglS produces MPAHDFVSPDSIRAQFSAAMSLMYKQEVPLYGTLLELVSEINQQVLAEQPEVSNALRWTGELERLDQERHGAIRVGSAEELATIARLFAVMGMTPVGYYDLSSAGVPVHSTAFRAVHEQSLHASPFRVFTSLLRLELIDDVKLREMAQEILAKRKIFTARTLELIAQAERDGGLTAADADEFVSEALHTFRWHHDATVTAEQYQQLHDQHRLIADVVAFKGPHINHLTPRTLDIDAIQAGMPAKGIPPKAVIEGPPTRRHPILLRQTSFKALQEQVAFSDHQGSHTARFGEIEQRGAALTPKGRQLYDRLLDATRAALGGAPAEANAERYMALLQESFAEFPDDLAQMREQGLAYFRYFATEQGLAARTRTDRPTTLQGLIAAGHVHFEALVYEDFLPVSAAGIFQSNLGDDGQADYGSNANREAFEAALGLQVQDELALYAQSEQRSIQACAQALELGSL; encoded by the coding sequence ATGCCCGCCCACGATTTCGTCAGCCCCGACAGCATCCGCGCGCAGTTCTCTGCCGCCATGTCGCTCATGTACAAACAGGAAGTGCCGCTGTACGGCACGCTGCTGGAGCTGGTGAGCGAAATCAACCAGCAGGTCCTGGCCGAGCAGCCCGAGGTTTCCAACGCCCTGCGCTGGACTGGCGAGCTTGAGCGTCTGGACCAGGAGCGCCACGGTGCCATCCGGGTGGGTAGCGCCGAAGAGTTGGCAACCATCGCTCGTCTGTTCGCGGTGATGGGCATGACGCCGGTCGGTTACTACGACCTGAGCTCTGCCGGCGTACCGGTACACTCCACCGCGTTTCGCGCCGTGCATGAGCAGTCGCTGCACGCCAGCCCCTTCCGGGTGTTCACCTCGTTGCTGCGCCTTGAGCTGATCGACGATGTCAAATTGCGCGAAATGGCCCAGGAAATTCTGGCCAAGCGCAAGATTTTCACCGCCCGCACCTTGGAGCTGATTGCTCAGGCCGAACGCGATGGTGGCCTCACTGCTGCTGACGCCGACGAATTCGTGAGCGAAGCGCTGCACACCTTCCGCTGGCACCATGACGCAACTGTAACTGCCGAGCAGTACCAGCAATTGCACGACCAGCACCGCCTGATTGCCGACGTTGTGGCCTTCAAGGGCCCGCACATCAATCACCTGACCCCACGCACCCTGGACATCGACGCGATCCAGGCCGGGATGCCAGCCAAAGGCATACCGCCCAAGGCCGTGATCGAAGGGCCGCCTACCCGTCGTCATCCGATTCTGCTGCGCCAGACCAGCTTCAAGGCACTGCAGGAGCAGGTTGCCTTCAGTGATCACCAAGGCAGCCATACGGCTCGCTTTGGCGAAATCGAGCAGCGTGGCGCGGCGCTGACGCCCAAGGGGCGCCAACTGTACGACCGGTTACTGGATGCCACCCGTGCAGCCCTGGGTGGCGCACCGGCCGAGGCCAATGCCGAGCGCTACATGGCGCTGCTGCAGGAGAGCTTTGCCGAGTTTCCGGATGACCTGGCGCAGATGCGCGAACAAGGGTTGGCGTACTTCCGCTACTTCGCCACCGAGCAGGGTCTGGCCGCACGCACGCGCACCGACCGGCCCACTACGTTGCAAGGGCTGATCGCTGCTGGCCATGTGCATTTCGAAGCATTGGTGTACGAGGACTTTCTGCCGGTGAGCGCGGCGGGGATCTTCCAGTCGAACCTCGGCGACGATGGCCAGGCGGACTACGGTAGCAATGCCAATCGTGAGGCGTTCGAAGCCGCGCTGGGGCTGCAGGTGCAGGATGAACTCGCGCTGTATGCGCAAAGTGAGCAGCGCTCGATTCAGGCCTGTGCCCAGGCCCTTGAACTGGGCTCGCTGTAA
- a CDS encoding methyl-accepting chemotaxis protein: MGEALANMVAHIRSASEQVSSRARSLSGLSAGACEGMDQQSGEITSMAGAVEEFSATSMNIADNMAGTERMARDNAQQTRIGRSAMDEASGSLKQIAQALGGTATVMDSLGARSQEIGGIISVITAIAEQTNLLALNAAIEAARAGEQGRGFAVVADEVRGLAARTRQATDEISGMITSIQQQTGHAIDTLEQGNQLMQEGLARNDKVAQALARIDEQSRTAGEQFAVISTATQEQSSTATVLSRNLQSIAQANSEQRDVAKELAFTARELEGLAAQLRQEVDRFR; encoded by the coding sequence ATGGGCGAAGCGTTGGCGAACATGGTCGCGCACATTCGTAGTGCTTCCGAGCAGGTCAGCAGCCGTGCGCGCTCGCTGTCCGGGCTTTCTGCCGGAGCCTGCGAGGGCATGGATCAACAATCAGGCGAGATCACCAGCATGGCTGGCGCGGTGGAGGAGTTCAGCGCCACCTCGATGAACATCGCCGACAACATGGCGGGTACCGAACGCATGGCCCGTGACAATGCCCAGCAGACGCGTATCGGCCGCAGCGCCATGGACGAAGCCTCTGGCTCGCTCAAGCAGATTGCCCAAGCGTTGGGCGGCACTGCCACGGTGATGGATAGCCTGGGCGCACGCTCTCAAGAAATCGGCGGCATCATCAGCGTGATCACGGCGATTGCTGAGCAAACCAACCTGCTGGCGCTGAACGCGGCGATCGAGGCTGCGCGGGCTGGGGAGCAGGGCCGTGGCTTTGCCGTGGTGGCGGACGAGGTACGTGGGCTGGCAGCACGCACGCGCCAGGCGACCGATGAGATTTCAGGGATGATCACCAGCATCCAGCAGCAGACTGGCCATGCCATCGATACCCTGGAGCAGGGCAACCAATTGATGCAGGAAGGCCTGGCGCGCAACGACAAAGTTGCCCAGGCGCTGGCGCGAATCGATGAGCAAAGCCGTACGGCAGGTGAGCAGTTCGCGGTGATCAGCACGGCGACCCAGGAGCAAAGCAGCACCGCCACCGTGCTTAGCCGCAATTTGCAGAGCATTGCCCAGGCCAACAGCGAGCAGCGTGATGTGGCCAAGGAGCTGGCCTTCACAGCGCGGGAGCTGGAAGGTTTGGCGGCGCAGTTGCGTCAGGAAGTGGATCGCTTCCGTTGA